The region CGCCGCCGGAGGACAAGATCATCACCCAGCCGGACTCGGTCTATTTCAGCTTTCCGCGGCTGAGGTGGAGCGTATGCCACCTGCGCGAATTCCTCCCGACGGAAGAAATCAGTCGCGGGCTGGGTGCGCCGGTTCCCCTCTCCTACCTGCCGCCCGATCAACTCGGCGAGTATGCGCAGGAAATCGACGCGCTGACCTTCACGCCGATGAACTCGGACGCGCAGATGACCTGGGAGGAATCGCTCGGCGCCAACTACACCGACGGGCTGCTGATCATGCACAAGGGCCGCGTGGTGTACGAGAAGTACTCCGGCTGCCTGACCGAGGAAGGCAAGCACGCGGCGATGTCGATGACCAAATCGCTCACCGGCCTGCTGGCGCAAATCCTCGTCACCGAGGGCGACCTCGACGAGACGGCGCGCGTGATCGACATCATCCCGGAAATCGAAGGCAGCGCCTTCGCTTCGGCCACGGTGCGAGAAGTGATGGATATGACCACCGGGGTCAAATATTCGGAGAACTACGCTGATCCGAACGCAGACATCTGGGTCTATTCGCGCGCGGCAAGCCCGCTTCCGAAGCCCGAAGGCTACACCGGGCCGAACGGCTATTGGGAATATCTCCAGCAGGTCCAGCCCGAGGGCCGGCATGGCGATGAATTCCACTACAAGACGATCAATTCGGACATGCTGGGCTGGATCATCACCCGCGTGACCGGCAAGTCGGTGACAGAGCTGGCATCCGAACGGCTGTGGTCCAAGATGGGCGCAGAACAGGCCGCCTACCAGACGGTCGACGGCAAGGGCGTGCCTTTCGCGGGCGGCGGCCTGACTGCCAGCCTGCGGGATCTCGGCCGGCTCGGCCAGCTGATGCTCGACGAAGGCGTGATCAACGGCAAGCGCCTGTTCCCCGCCGAAGTCGCGCAGCGCATCCGGCAGGGCGGCGATCCGTCGAAGTTCGCCGGTTTCCCGACGATCCCGAACGGCAGCTATACGAGCCAGTGGTGGGTGTTCCACAACGACCACGGCGCCTACGCGGCGCGCGGCGTACACGGCCAGACGATCTACGTCGACCCGACCGCGGAAATGGTCCTCGTCCGCTTCGCGTCCTTCCCGACGGCTGCGAACGGCAGGATCGATCCGACCTCGCTGCCGGCATACCAGGCCGTGGCCGAATACCTGATGGCGAAGGATTGAGGCGGGCCTCGTGGCGAACCA is a window of Erythrobacter sp. HKB08 DNA encoding:
- a CDS encoding serine hydrolase, with the translated sequence MSKLSSAALSLALAAAVSVPANAQERQAPLSAEESDPRVMGWMVGSPPPEDKIITQPDSVYFSFPRLRWSVCHLREFLPTEEISRGLGAPVPLSYLPPDQLGEYAQEIDALTFTPMNSDAQMTWEESLGANYTDGLLIMHKGRVVYEKYSGCLTEEGKHAAMSMTKSLTGLLAQILVTEGDLDETARVIDIIPEIEGSAFASATVREVMDMTTGVKYSENYADPNADIWVYSRAASPLPKPEGYTGPNGYWEYLQQVQPEGRHGDEFHYKTINSDMLGWIITRVTGKSVTELASERLWSKMGAEQAAYQTVDGKGVPFAGGGLTASLRDLGRLGQLMLDEGVINGKRLFPAEVAQRIRQGGDPSKFAGFPTIPNGSYTSQWWVFHNDHGAYAARGVHGQTIYVDPTAEMVLVRFASFPTAANGRIDPTSLPAYQAVAEYLMAKD